A single genomic interval of Salinarchaeum sp. IM2453 harbors:
- a CDS encoding Gfo/Idh/MocA family protein has translation MKVLVVGLGSIGHRHARLLKNIDKHIDVIALRQECTGNSLGIQEYSSFKKAFKKDIDAAVIANPTHKHVKTAIKCAKNDCHLLIEKPLSHSLEGVDTLINIVSDRELITLMGCQLRYDPILEKIREMIKETALGEIVSYRAETGSYLPDWRPDQDYRSSYSADPQMGGGVVLDLIHELDYTYWLLKELKITASEISYVDMLDINSEAVAEMIFRSHNGPIGSIHLDYCRRKPKREIEVICEQGTIIGDLKNKELTVERHNSVERESFDYGRDVRFRNQLDYFWDCIQEGKQTHNDVQEGKRILELALQARRKN, from the coding sequence ATGAAAGTACTCGTCGTCGGACTAGGGTCTATCGGGCACCGGCATGCAAGGTTGCTTAAAAATATAGACAAACATATTGATGTAATTGCTCTCAGGCAGGAGTGTACTGGTAATAGTCTGGGCATCCAAGAGTATAGCAGTTTTAAAAAGGCATTTAAAAAGGATATAGACGCTGCAGTGATAGCAAATCCAACACACAAACATGTAAAGACTGCAATTAAATGTGCGAAGAACGATTGTCACTTGCTCATTGAAAAACCATTATCACACTCACTTGAAGGGGTTGATACATTGATCAATATAGTGTCTGATAGAGAACTTATTACCCTGATGGGATGTCAGCTACGATATGATCCAATTTTAGAGAAAATTAGAGAAATGATCAAAGAAACCGCTTTAGGCGAGATAGTGTCATATCGGGCTGAAACGGGGTCATATTTACCTGACTGGCGGCCGGATCAAGATTATCGAAGCTCATACAGCGCAGATCCACAAATGGGTGGCGGAGTCGTGCTTGATTTAATCCATGAGCTGGATTATACATATTGGTTGCTAAAAGAACTCAAGATCACTGCGTCAGAGATATCATATGTAGATATGTTGGATATCAATTCAGAGGCGGTTGCTGAAATGATTTTTCGTAGTCATAACGGACCTATCGGGAGTATACATTTGGATTATTGTAGGCGGAAACCAAAGCGTGAGATTGAAGTTATCTGTGAGCAAGGAACAATAATCGGAGATTTGAAGAACAAAGAACTAACTGTGGAACGTCACAACTCAGTAGAAAGAGAGTCATTCGATTATGGACGTGATGTCCGATTTAGGAATCAACTTGATTACTTTTGGGATTGTATTCAGGAAGGGAAACAGACACACAATGATGTACAGGAGGGAAAAAGAATTTTAGAGTTAGCACTGCAAGCTAGGAGGAAGAACTAA
- the neuC gene encoding UDP-N-acetylglucosamine 2-epimerase, giving the protein MQNITVLTGTRAEYGLLKSSMEAIQAHDRLELSIVATGMHLSPKHGMTVEEIEKDGFGVDRKVEMQLDGDRGVTMAKSLGIGTMGIADVFDSLDPDVVLVLGDRDEALAGTLAAAHMNIPVAHIHGGDAMHGAVIDDSIRHAITKFAHIHFPASEKSAERIRRLGEEDWRITIAGAPGLDDILRGKYSSSEEIRSKYDIDPSKPLMLIVQHPVTTQPKKAGEQMKTTLDAVDEFDAQKVIIYPNSDAGGDQMIEEIQRRSFDGDTQTFQSIPRADYLGLMNIADVLVGNSSSGIIEAPSLDLPVVDIGPRQEGRERAEYVISADHSRQDIQAKINKCIHDDTIKQTATKESNPYEHGGAAKRICDRLISIEGNKQTLLRKKLTYDI; this is encoded by the coding sequence ATGCAGAATATTACAGTATTGACTGGTACACGAGCGGAGTATGGATTACTAAAGTCATCAATGGAAGCGATCCAAGCACACGATAGGTTAGAGCTGTCCATCGTTGCAACTGGAATGCATCTGTCTCCAAAACATGGGATGACTGTCGAGGAAATAGAAAAAGATGGCTTTGGCGTTGATCGAAAGGTCGAAATGCAGTTGGATGGCGATAGAGGAGTGACGATGGCAAAGTCACTGGGAATCGGAACAATGGGGATTGCAGATGTATTTGATAGTCTCGATCCAGATGTCGTCTTGGTACTTGGAGACCGCGATGAAGCATTGGCTGGAACACTTGCAGCTGCACATATGAATATACCAGTTGCACATATTCACGGTGGAGATGCAATGCACGGGGCCGTAATTGATGACAGTATTCGACACGCGATTACGAAATTCGCTCATATACATTTTCCAGCTTCAGAAAAAAGCGCAGAGCGGATCAGGCGTCTTGGAGAAGAAGACTGGCGGATCACTATCGCAGGAGCACCGGGGCTTGATGATATATTGAGAGGGAAGTATTCTTCCTCCGAAGAGATACGTTCAAAATACGATATAGACCCATCAAAGCCGCTTATGTTGATAGTTCAGCATCCAGTAACAACCCAACCAAAAAAGGCTGGTGAGCAAATGAAAACGACATTAGACGCGGTGGATGAGTTTGACGCACAGAAGGTTATCATTTATCCGAATTCAGATGCTGGTGGGGATCAGATGATCGAGGAGATTCAGAGACGATCATTTGACGGTGATACACAAACATTTCAAAGTATTCCACGAGCAGACTATTTAGGATTAATGAATATTGCAGATGTATTGGTTGGCAATTCGTCCAGTGGAATTATCGAAGCACCATCATTAGACTTACCGGTTGTTGATATAGGACCTCGTCAAGAGGGGAGAGAGAGAGCAGAGTACGTGATTTCTGCTGATCACTCCCGTCAGGACATTCAGGCTAAAATCAATAAGTGCATACACGATGACACTATCAAGCAGACAGCAACAAAGGAGAGTAATCCATATGAACACGGAGGGGCAGCAAAGCGGATTTGTGATCGGTTAATCTCTATTGAAGGGAACAAACAGACCCTATTAAGAAAGAAGTTAACGTATGATATATAG
- a CDS encoding DegT/DnrJ/EryC1/StrS aminotransferase family protein — MANIPLFEIDWEESDLKHVTNSIQRGSYWTKGPYVDKLEETLEEYLGVSHALTVNSGTTALVAALKAMGVSNGDEVIVPSFTFIATANAVKLAGGTPVFADIEEETYGLDPVSVKAKITDRTKAILPVHVYGAASQIEAICQIAEEHKIAVLEDNAEALGAEYNGQKLGSFGKAATLSFCQNKIVATGDGGAVVTDDDELARQIKLYRSHGRATKNYFDRAESGSYVDVGTNIRMSDITAALGYSQMNRVDTLIDKRQSVAEKYTKQFEEIQGVKPHAPSQGATHVYQLYTIELDSTIERNKVITALSEQDIASKVYWDPPVHQTEYYRESLEEIPDLPVTEDIASRVLSLPMHPNLSEEEIAQVVGTIEDVVS, encoded by the coding sequence ATGGCAAACATCCCACTTTTTGAGATTGACTGGGAGGAGAGTGACCTCAAACATGTAACGAACTCAATTCAGCGCGGAAGCTACTGGACAAAGGGCCCCTATGTGGACAAGCTGGAAGAGACGTTAGAAGAGTATCTTGGAGTGAGCCACGCACTGACGGTAAACTCAGGGACAACAGCCCTTGTTGCAGCACTGAAAGCAATGGGGGTATCAAACGGCGATGAGGTAATCGTCCCATCATTCACATTTATTGCAACAGCAAACGCAGTAAAGTTAGCTGGTGGGACACCTGTTTTCGCAGACATCGAAGAAGAAACGTATGGCTTAGATCCAGTGTCGGTGAAAGCAAAGATCACAGACAGGACAAAAGCAATCCTACCGGTACACGTATACGGAGCAGCGTCGCAAATTGAAGCAATTTGCCAGATTGCCGAGGAACATAAGATTGCAGTACTTGAGGATAATGCCGAAGCACTGGGTGCAGAATACAACGGACAGAAACTGGGGTCATTCGGGAAAGCAGCAACACTGAGCTTCTGTCAGAACAAAATTGTTGCAACAGGCGATGGTGGGGCAGTTGTGACTGACGACGATGAACTTGCACGGCAGATCAAACTGTACCGATCGCATGGACGGGCAACGAAAAATTACTTTGATCGCGCAGAGTCGGGATCGTATGTTGATGTAGGAACAAATATCCGGATGTCGGATATTACAGCCGCACTCGGATACTCGCAGATGAATCGGGTTGATACATTGATTGATAAGCGACAATCAGTAGCAGAAAAATATACTAAACAATTCGAGGAGATACAGGGAGTTAAACCACATGCACCTTCACAGGGGGCCACACATGTCTACCAGCTGTATACAATTGAACTCGATTCAACTATAGAGCGGAATAAGGTCATTACCGCACTCTCTGAACAAGATATTGCATCAAAAGTGTACTGGGATCCACCAGTTCATCAAACTGAGTACTATCGTGAGTCACTTGAGGAAATTCCAGATCTACCAGTTACAGAAGACATTGCAAGTCGGGTATTATCGCTTCCAATGCACCCAAATCTTAGCGAAGAAGAAATCGCACAAGTTGTTGGGACAATTGAAGATGTTGTTAGCTGA
- a CDS encoding transposase, producing the protein MSVASKPIDRPSGDVTNASNINADETVADELYSLLDAAEEPIELVYFPTGSPDLNPAEEYWRQLKKTLGNRYFATLDEIRSAIWNALETISPPSIYQYLCP; encoded by the coding sequence ATGTCTGTAGCATCGAAACCAATAGACAGGCCGTCAGGGGATGTAACGAACGCCAGCAATATCAATGCTGACGAAACCGTCGCCGATGAACTGTACTCGCTGCTCGACGCAGCCGAGGAACCCATCGAGTTGGTGTATTTCCCGACAGGATCGCCCGACTTGAACCCGGCGGAAGAGTACTGGCGACAGCTCAAGAAAACACTTGGAAACCGCTACTTCGCTACGCTCGATGAGATCAGATCAGCAATCTGGAACGCACTCGAAACGATCAGTCCACCAAGCATCTATCAATATCTCTGTCCGTGA
- a CDS encoding UDP-N-acetylglucosamine 4,6-dehydratase family protein codes for MSSLSGKNILITGGCGSIGSHLVEKVLEHDPNVVRVFDNSESGLFQLQREFEDDQQLRFLLGDVRDQDRLKLAVEDIDVVFHAAALKHVTINEYNPFETVQTNVQGTQNLIRAALEEEVESFVGISTDKASNPTSVMGATKLLSERLIIAANTYKGSRETRFGCVRFGNVLGSSGSVVPLFFDQIQSGGPVTVTDPEMTRFIMPTEEAVELVITAQERMQGGEVFVLKMPAFQVGTLAKAMIKEYSDDSDSVDVKIIGSRPGERKHEKLISREEAHHAKELDEMFVILPQIEFEGYEVDTNQLTSISSEYTSADTQLLSEKQLIETIDSLDVV; via the coding sequence ATGTCGTCGCTCTCGGGAAAGAACATTCTGATAACGGGTGGCTGCGGATCGATAGGATCTCATTTAGTAGAGAAAGTGTTAGAACACGACCCTAATGTCGTGCGTGTCTTTGACAATAGTGAGAGTGGACTGTTCCAGCTTCAGCGTGAATTTGAGGATGATCAACAGCTTCGGTTTCTGTTAGGGGATGTTCGAGACCAAGATCGGCTCAAGCTTGCTGTTGAAGATATTGATGTTGTATTCCATGCTGCTGCGTTAAAACACGTGACAATTAATGAGTACAATCCATTTGAAACTGTACAGACAAACGTACAGGGGACACAGAATCTGATTCGAGCGGCATTAGAAGAGGAAGTGGAATCGTTCGTTGGTATCAGCACCGATAAAGCGTCAAATCCGACATCGGTAATGGGCGCAACAAAACTGCTCTCTGAGCGGCTCATTATTGCAGCAAACACGTATAAAGGAAGTCGAGAGACACGGTTCGGTTGTGTACGGTTTGGAAACGTACTTGGGTCAAGTGGCTCGGTTGTTCCGCTCTTTTTTGATCAAATACAATCAGGGGGACCAGTAACAGTTACAGATCCAGAGATGACCCGATTTATTATGCCTACTGAAGAAGCAGTTGAGCTGGTAATTACCGCGCAAGAGCGGATGCAAGGGGGGGAAGTGTTCGTATTAAAGATGCCAGCCTTCCAAGTAGGGACCTTAGCAAAAGCAATGATTAAAGAATACAGCGATGATTCAGATAGCGTAGATGTGAAAATTATCGGTAGTCGTCCCGGAGAACGAAAACATGAAAAGCTGATCTCCAGAGAGGAAGCTCATCACGCCAAAGAGTTAGACGAAATGTTTGTCATCCTTCCTCAGATTGAATTTGAGGGATATGAGGTTGACACAAATCAGTTAACATCTATTTCTTCAGAGTACACCTCGGCTGATACGCAACTACTTTCGGAGAAACAATTAATTGAGACTATTGATTCGTTGGACGTAGTATGA
- a CDS encoding alginate lyase family protein produces MTDYLTLVGTALNKQPRQLLGIGRRIVKSNVLPRLPVDIDSRYEKQIPDNFEPEIEPLRSNTEALQASTIERREQYRENARKAADGEITFLNETVTFSNGESVAMDAPQILNQSLHWQLKCWGFEHLEWAWLGYGDKQELSDETIAVHRTWMDEWRENYPIAADTDYLRRYWMPHSVCLRILNWARYDALFHERLDFEFKKQIREFIYKHGAFLSDNVEHGVGGNHLIENAAALVIAGVYADERSWRKQGTRLFERAATEQFFDDGGHFERSPMYHLIVCQRYLTAHSLLSAVDERSKIVQQCASEAVRFLRKLRPPDGCIPLLNDSVFGEALKLDECLRYAEEVGVRGAVNTESSSAGLPDSMPESGFYWLGHDDNRMLVAAHEIAVPHIPAHAHVHPGQFCLWVQGERVLTDTGVYEYAAGDRRQYVRDIASHNTVQVGERNPVRLASSFWLWGQINPVVNVEEQENTLRMTYNVDGIGRPSYSHERTITMSGKTWRVMDELSCNKSVYSRLHIHPAYETARDGNKIIVSGEVPILQIEPQNCEGVRTETTPYYPEFGKYLDRDVIVLERDGSGTINMKIRVVRD; encoded by the coding sequence ATGACTGACTATCTAACACTTGTGGGGACAGCGCTCAACAAGCAACCACGGCAATTACTGGGAATTGGACGGCGGATCGTCAAGTCAAATGTATTGCCTCGATTGCCGGTCGATATTGATTCCCGATATGAGAAACAGATTCCAGACAATTTCGAGCCAGAAATTGAGCCGCTTCGAAGTAATACTGAGGCATTACAAGCGAGCACTATCGAGCGTCGAGAGCAGTATCGTGAAAACGCACGAAAGGCAGCAGATGGAGAGATCACGTTTCTGAACGAGACAGTGACGTTTAGCAACGGAGAGTCGGTTGCCATGGACGCCCCCCAAATATTGAATCAGTCGTTGCACTGGCAACTCAAGTGCTGGGGGTTCGAACATCTTGAGTGGGCCTGGCTGGGATACGGAGATAAACAAGAACTGTCCGACGAAACAATTGCAGTTCACAGAACGTGGATGGACGAGTGGCGCGAGAATTATCCAATCGCCGCTGACACGGACTATCTCCGACGGTACTGGATGCCACACTCCGTGTGTCTCCGAATTTTGAACTGGGCGCGATACGACGCGCTGTTCCACGAGCGTCTAGATTTTGAATTCAAGAAGCAGATTCGGGAGTTTATTTATAAGCATGGGGCATTTCTCTCCGACAACGTCGAACACGGTGTCGGTGGAAACCATCTCATCGAGAACGCCGCTGCACTGGTCATTGCAGGTGTTTATGCAGACGAACGCAGTTGGCGCAAGCAAGGAACTCGGTTGTTTGAGCGGGCTGCTACCGAACAGTTTTTTGATGATGGTGGACACTTCGAGCGGTCACCAATGTATCACCTCATCGTATGCCAGCGATACCTGACAGCACACTCGCTGTTGAGTGCTGTAGACGAAAGATCAAAGATCGTTCAGCAGTGTGCATCAGAGGCAGTCCGTTTTCTGCGGAAGCTGCGACCCCCAGACGGTTGTATTCCGCTGCTGAACGACTCTGTCTTCGGGGAAGCACTCAAGTTAGATGAATGTCTCAGGTATGCAGAGGAAGTCGGAGTGAGGGGTGCTGTCAATACTGAGTCGAGCTCTGCTGGGTTACCTGATTCCATGCCTGAGTCAGGGTTTTATTGGCTTGGACATGACGACAATCGAATGCTTGTAGCGGCACACGAGATCGCGGTTCCACACATACCTGCTCACGCTCATGTCCATCCCGGCCAGTTCTGTCTATGGGTTCAGGGAGAGCGTGTGTTAACAGACACTGGAGTCTACGAGTACGCTGCTGGTGACCGACGACAATATGTCCGGGACATTGCCAGCCATAATACGGTTCAGGTGGGGGAGCGCAACCCAGTGAGGTTGGCATCGTCGTTCTGGTTATGGGGCCAAATTAATCCAGTGGTCAATGTAGAGGAACAGGAGAATACTCTCCGCATGACCTACAACGTCGACGGAATCGGACGCCCCTCCTATAGTCACGAGAGAACAATAACCATGAGTGGCAAGACGTGGCGTGTGATGGACGAGTTATCGTGTAACAAATCTGTTTACTCCCGTCTACACATCCACCCAGCGTACGAAACTGCGCGAGACGGGAACAAAATAATCGTTTCTGGAGAGGTGCCTATCTTACAGATTGAGCCACAAAACTGTGAGGGTGTGAGAACAGAAACCACCCCGTATTATCCGGAGTTTGGTAAGTATCTAGATCGAGATGTAATTGTTCTGGAGCGGGATGGGAGTGGAACAATTAACATGAAAATTCGCGTAGTGAGGGATTAG
- a CDS encoding transposase gives MSTSASTLQDVASVDDFLNVAATETAPLFEYLEFDFLLEYEVFAPASRGRTRVHKPPELFKGFLHCYYKGIYGTRPVTRELRNTLTWLSWGFEKPPSRDTVDRFLTDLELVVDDVFDRLVEQAAYRGLLDPTYRIDSTHITAIEYNDEATWNYDSTAEEHYYGFGCVIVSAGPKIPIAAEFTQRKQINTETVMRVTKDALAVETPIWMLGDSAYDILKWHDFLLTQGIVPIAPYNPRNTDDPFDIEYRVEDRIDEHAEDISLKQSVLDKTYDHRTQVERTNEACKDCGLGHVRARGRVHARTQVFVALCLRVIVAITNYEQGDNPGRTKLKTL, from the coding sequence GTGTCTACGAGCGCCAGCACCCTGCAGGACGTAGCTTCGGTCGACGACTTCTTGAATGTCGCGGCTACGGAGACAGCACCGCTGTTCGAGTATTTGGAGTTCGATTTTCTGCTTGAGTACGAAGTGTTCGCCCCCGCGAGCAGGGGGCGAACACGAGTACACAAGCCACCAGAACTCTTCAAAGGTTTTCTCCACTGCTACTACAAAGGTATCTACGGCACACGCCCAGTTACACGAGAGCTCCGAAATACACTGACTTGGCTGTCCTGGGGTTTCGAGAAACCACCTTCACGAGACACTGTTGACCGGTTTCTCACTGATCTTGAATTGGTGGTGGATGATGTCTTTGACCGTCTCGTCGAGCAGGCCGCCTACCGGGGCCTGCTCGACCCCACATACCGCATCGATTCGACTCACATCACTGCAATCGAGTACAACGATGAGGCGACGTGGAACTACGACTCAACTGCTGAAGAACACTACTACGGCTTCGGCTGTGTGATTGTTTCAGCCGGGCCAAAGATTCCGATTGCAGCGGAGTTCACACAACGAAAGCAAATTAATACTGAGACGGTGATGCGCGTCACGAAGGACGCGCTCGCCGTCGAAACACCGATCTGGATGCTCGGAGACAGTGCCTACGACATCCTGAAGTGGCACGACTTCCTGCTGACGCAGGGAATCGTGCCGATCGCACCGTACAATCCACGCAACACGGACGACCCGTTTGACATCGAATACAGGGTCGAAGACCGTATCGACGAACACGCTGAAGACATCAGTCTCAAGCAGTCAGTACTGGACAAGACGTACGATCACCGGACGCAAGTGGAACGAACAAACGAAGCCTGCAAGGACTGCGGCCTCGGGCACGTCCGCGCCCGAGGCCGAGTCCACGCACGAACACAGGTGTTCGTGGCGCTTTGTCTCCGTGTGATCGTCGCCATCACCAATTACGAACAGGGAGACAATCCCGGACGGACAAAGCTCAAGACCCTGTGA
- a CDS encoding oxidoreductase — protein MRNMFSLSGKTILVTGSCGLVGKEICKALPEFGANVIATDVDDAKGKELEETVKGVRYSHLDITAPEQVKSAMSSMDQIDGVVNTAYPRNKNYGNNFEQVAYKDWVENVTMHLGGYYLVCREAILNMLDANTIGSVVNFGSIYGIQAPDFRVYEGLDMTSPIEYSAIKAGVINFTRYIASYFGGDGIRANVISPGGIYNGQPSSFVEEYESRVPLDRMAETEDIIGTVVYLLSEASSYVTGENIVVDGGWTIK, from the coding sequence ATGCGGAATATGTTCTCCTTATCTGGTAAAACAATTTTAGTTACGGGGAGTTGTGGTCTAGTAGGAAAAGAGATATGTAAAGCGTTACCAGAATTTGGCGCAAACGTAATCGCTACCGATGTCGATGATGCAAAAGGGAAAGAACTAGAAGAAACCGTGAAAGGGGTAAGGTACAGCCACTTAGATATTACAGCTCCAGAACAAGTCAAAAGCGCAATGAGTTCGATGGATCAAATAGACGGGGTTGTCAACACGGCTTATCCACGAAACAAGAACTACGGAAATAACTTCGAGCAGGTTGCATACAAAGACTGGGTAGAGAACGTGACCATGCATCTTGGAGGATATTATCTTGTCTGTCGAGAGGCAATTCTAAATATGCTGGATGCGAATACGATAGGATCTGTAGTTAATTTTGGGTCAATATATGGAATACAGGCACCTGACTTTCGCGTATACGAGGGGTTAGATATGACAAGCCCTATTGAGTATTCCGCTATTAAGGCAGGTGTTATCAATTTTACTCGATATATTGCTTCATACTTTGGGGGTGATGGGATACGAGCTAACGTCATAAGTCCGGGTGGCATATATAATGGACAGCCGTCTTCGTTTGTTGAGGAGTACGAAAGTCGGGTGCCGCTGGATCGCATGGCAGAGACAGAAGACATCATTGGGACCGTCGTGTATTTATTGAGCGAAGCAAGTTCATACGTTACAGGCGAAAATATTGTCGTGGATGGAGGATGGACAATTAAGTGA
- a CDS encoding O-antigen ligase yields MEVYETRKAILGDYTVSSVMKGSPNQLAQVLFFSTLGSLHIFFNIDKKRGLILLLFTGFGLLVTVGRSAIGGVIISAVIYLLYLLPTGILLKIGLYSFPVVFLSIIFLLFTSMEILERAIPIDFTGRFTVWESILQANENSRLIGNGLKDQYLIIEKHHPENQGYSAHSAYMSIYLSTGILGLMIYILFILYVYLQHLLSENDPFLISIAIGTLVWHFVGGNWIVGNEWDAVILLIIFGMMISGKSNKMIASQVSHRN; encoded by the coding sequence GTGGAAGTCTACGAAACCCGTAAAGCTATTCTTGGGGATTATACAGTTAGCTCAGTAATGAAAGGCAGTCCCAATCAATTGGCTCAAGTTTTATTCTTCTCTACCTTGGGCTCGCTGCACATCTTTTTTAATATTGACAAGAAACGGGGTTTAATTTTGCTGCTATTTACTGGTTTTGGCCTCTTAGTAACTGTCGGTCGAAGTGCTATTGGTGGTGTGATTATTTCAGCGGTTATCTATTTATTATATCTCCTCCCGACAGGAATACTATTGAAAATCGGTCTGTATTCATTCCCTGTTGTATTTCTATCTATTATCTTCTTACTATTCACCTCGATGGAAATTCTGGAACGAGCCATACCAATTGATTTCACCGGTCGATTTACTGTTTGGGAATCAATATTACAGGCTAATGAAAACTCACGACTGATCGGAAATGGACTTAAAGACCAATATCTAATTATCGAAAAACACCACCCTGAAAACCAAGGTTACAGTGCACACAGTGCATATATGTCAATCTATTTGTCTACAGGCATTTTAGGCCTAATGATATATATATTATTTATTTTGTACGTATATCTTCAGCATTTATTAAGTGAAAACGATCCATTTTTAATTTCAATTGCAATTGGAACTCTTGTATGGCATTTCGTCGGTGGTAATTGGATCGTTGGCAATGAATGGGATGCAGTTATTCTATTAATTATCTTTGGCATGATGATCTCTGGTAAAAGTAACAAAATGATTGCATCTCAAGTTAGCCATCGTAACTGA
- a CDS encoding glycosyltransferase gives MVAESDILGIGPLAPPVSGPGIKNSCIKKKMDDLGISIDWVDTINRRPSAFLEILQNINEYKYYIISVSTNGRLALSPVIIPKVMTSPARAALIPAGGQFMDEINKLPFLIRQAYIRLFNNFDIIYPQTQGLKVKLETTLSETRIKKLPNMRFKPETENSTQFNDCAELNELNVVYVGRLVRSKGLDELLGATDQFGHPTTKLYTHIYGDFVDNDEYKGKFLEKVNEIENAEFRGKIEHDSVITEISQYDAFVFPSYYYGEGFPGVIVEAYMAGLPVIATNWNYNSEVVSHRETGLLFDPKDVDDLKKKLQWLCDHPSEFIQMRKRAQLQSKKYTAESVVNRLVKSLMNIGWDLSPDRSSQNNI, from the coding sequence ATGGTTGCTGAATCAGATATCTTGGGAATCGGTCCCCTTGCTCCGCCAGTATCGGGACCAGGAATAAAAAACTCTTGTATAAAAAAGAAGATGGATGACTTGGGTATATCAATTGACTGGGTGGATACTATAAACAGACGTCCAAGTGCTTTCCTTGAAATACTCCAAAATATAAATGAATATAAATACTATATTATTAGTGTTTCTACAAATGGTAGACTTGCATTATCACCAGTTATTATTCCGAAGGTGATGACCTCTCCCGCAAGAGCAGCGCTTATTCCCGCTGGTGGTCAATTTATGGATGAAATCAATAAGTTACCTTTTTTAATAAGACAGGCTTATATACGTTTATTTAATAATTTTGACATAATATATCCACAGACACAAGGACTGAAAGTGAAGTTGGAGACTACCCTATCTGAGACCCGTATTAAAAAGTTGCCCAACATGAGGTTTAAGCCAGAAACTGAAAATAGCACGCAATTCAATGATTGTGCCGAACTAAATGAACTAAATGTGGTATATGTCGGTCGGTTGGTGAGATCAAAGGGTCTTGATGAGCTTTTGGGAGCCACCGATCAGTTTGGCCACCCGACTACAAAGCTTTATACACATATCTACGGTGATTTTGTTGACAACGATGAGTATAAAGGCAAATTCTTAGAAAAAGTTAATGAAATAGAGAATGCAGAATTTAGAGGTAAAATAGAACATGACTCTGTTATCACTGAAATTAGTCAATATGACGCATTTGTATTCCCTTCCTATTACTATGGTGAAGGATTTCCTGGAGTTATTGTAGAGGCATATATGGCTGGCTTGCCTGTTATTGCTACAAATTGGAACTATAATTCAGAAGTTGTTTCGCACAGAGAGACAGGCCTGTTGTTTGATCCGAAAGACGTGGATGACCTCAAAAAGAAGCTACAGTGGTTGTGTGACCATCCGTCGGAATTTATCCAAATGAGGAAGAGGGCTCAATTACAGAGTAAAAAATACACTGCAGAGAGTGTCGTCAATCGTCTTGTTAAATCCCTTATGAATATCGGGTGGGACTTAAGTCCAGATAGAAGTTCACAAAATAATATCTAA
- a CDS encoding cytidylyltransferase domain-containing protein, with translation MSDILCTVCARGGSKGVKKKNIQNVVGKPLLAHAIADIRQWKRDTDLVISTDDDEIASVAEQHGEEVPFMRPQELAEDESPKRPVIQHAVKKMEEITGKDYEFIVDIGVTTPLREPQDIEDCFQVVVNNEEVTNSYTVCEAERNPYFNMVERTEDGYARLSKDSGGEVTRRQDAPKVYEMNASVYTYEKEFLMNTDSVHDGKAKVSVMPRERSIDIDSKLDLKIARCLAEQRD, from the coding sequence ATGTCTGATATTCTTTGTACAGTTTGTGCTAGAGGAGGTTCAAAGGGCGTAAAAAAGAAGAATATACAAAATGTGGTCGGCAAACCACTACTTGCACACGCGATAGCGGACATTCGACAGTGGAAGCGAGACACTGATTTAGTAATCTCTACAGATGACGATGAAATTGCTTCAGTTGCTGAACAACATGGAGAGGAAGTACCGTTCATGAGACCCCAAGAACTGGCTGAGGATGAAAGTCCAAAGCGCCCTGTGATTCAGCACGCCGTCAAGAAGATGGAAGAAATTACAGGTAAGGATTACGAGTTTATTGTCGATATTGGAGTTACCACACCGCTTAGGGAACCTCAGGATATAGAAGACTGCTTTCAAGTCGTCGTAAATAACGAGGAAGTTACGAATTCGTATACCGTATGTGAAGCTGAAAGGAATCCATACTTCAACATGGTTGAACGCACTGAAGATGGGTATGCCAGATTGAGTAAAGACTCGGGTGGGGAAGTGACTCGGCGGCAGGATGCTCCAAAGGTATATGAGATGAACGCATCGGTGTACACGTACGAAAAAGAGTTTCTTATGAACACAGATTCAGTTCACGATGGGAAGGCAAAAGTATCAGTCATGCCACGGGAAAGATCAATAGATATTGACTCTAAATTGGACTTAAAAATCGCCCGTTGTTTGGCAGAGCAGAGGGATTAA